Proteins found in one Magnolia sinica isolate HGM2019 chromosome 5, MsV1, whole genome shotgun sequence genomic segment:
- the LOC131247051 gene encoding SNW/SKI-interacting protein A-like translates to MYGGADEQLEKVLKTDRFKLDRAFGGVSERTGPRDRPVEFDKHVEEADPFGLDLFLTEVKKGGKKAMEKIGSGGTMKASAGSSMRDGYEGGGSGRTPIGFERGH, encoded by the coding sequence ATGTATGGTGGTGCGGATGAGCAGCTCGAGAAGGTTCTAAAGACAGATCGGTTCAAGCTTGACAGGGCATTTGGAGGTGTGTCTGAGAGGACAGGTCCTAGAGATAGGCCGGTTGAGTTTGATAAACATGTTGAAGAGGCTGATCCATTTGGATTGGACCTGTTCTTGACAGAGGTGAAGAAGGGGGGTAAGAAGGCGATGGAGAAAATAGGGAGTGGAGGGACTATGAAGGCAAGTGCAGGGTCTTCAATGAGAGATGGCTATGAGGGAGGAGGGTCAGGCAGAACTCCAATTGGGTTtgaaagggggcactga